CTGATCGAGAAGTACCACGGCCGCGCCTCCGGTCGCGTGCGCGCGTTCGCCCTCTACGGAGACACCACGGGCGAGACCGACGAGTACGGCCTGCCCGTGCGCCTGCCGTGGGCCGAGGACTACCGGGGGAAGGCCACGGTGCTCTACGGTCACGTGCCGACGCTCGAGGCCGAATGGGTCAACAACACGATGTGTCTCGACACCGGGTGCGTCTTCGGCGGCAAGCTGACCGCCCTGCGCTACCCCGAGCGGCAGGTGGTCGACGTCCCCGCCGAGCGCGTCTGGTACGAGCCGGCGGCACCGCTGGACCGGGGCGCCGGCGCGACCGCGCGGCATCCGGGCGCCCTGCGGATCGATGACGTGCTCGGCAAGCAGGTCGTCGAGACGCGGGTGTTCGGAAAGGTGGGCGTCCGCGAGGACAACGCCGCCGGTGCCCTCGAGGTCATGAGCCGCTTCGCCGTCGACCCGCGACGACTCGTCTACCTGCCGCCGACGATGAGTCCGCCGGCGGCGTCGCGTCGCGAGGGTGTTCTCGAGCATCCGGCAGAGGCGTTCGAGGCCTACCGCAAAGAGGGCCTGGAGCGGGTGATCTGCGAGGAGAAGCACATGGGCTCCCGCGCGGTCGTCCTGCTGACGCGGGATGCCGCGCGGTTCGGCGCGCCCGACGGGTGGCGCGGGATCGTGCACACCCGGACCGGCCGCCCGTTCTTCGACGAGGCCACCAACGATGCCTTCCTCGCGCGGCTGGACCGCGCCGTCGACTCCAGCGGCCTCTGGGACGAACTCGACGCGAGCTGGCTCCTGTTCGACGCGGAACTGCTGCCCTGGTCGCTCAAGGCGGGAGCCCTCATCCGCGACCTCTACGCCGGCGTCGCTGCTGCCGCCACCGCCGCTCTCCCCGCCGCCTCGCGGGTTCTGCGAACGACCGCCGGGCGGGGCGTGGACGTCTCGGCACTCAGCGCGCGCATCGACCGGCGAGCCGCGAACGCCGAGCGGTACCGTGACGCGTACCGACGGTATGCGCAGCCCGCGTCGGGCCTCGAGGGCGTGCAGCTCGCTCCTTTCCAGCTCCTGGCCTCCGAGGGCGCCAGCCACCTCGGACGAGACCACGAATGGCATCTCGGCGTCGCGGACCGGCTGGCCGCGGCCGACCCGGAACTCGTACGCCGCACCCGTCACATCGCGGTGGACCTGTCGTCGGAGGAGTCGGAAGCGGTGGCGACCCGCTGGTGGGAAGAGCTCACCGCCGCGGGCGGCGAGGGCATGGTCGTCAAGCCGACGGCCGGACTCGTGCGCGGCACGCGGGCGCTCGCGCAGCCGGGGATCAAGGTGCGCGGCGCGGAGTATCTGCGCATCATCTACGGCCCCGACTACCTCGAGCCCGCTCACCTGGACCGTCTCCGTGACCGCGACGTCGGGCACAAGCGGTCCATGGCCCTGCGCGAATACGCGCTCGGCGTCGAGGCCGTCGAGCGGTTCGTCGCCGAAGAGCCTCTCTGGCGCGTCCACCAGGCGGTGTTCGGAGTGCTCGCGATGGAGTCGGAGGCGGTCGACCCGCGGCTGTAGCCGCACGAACGGCATGTGACACGCCCGGCGACTGCTTCACCGGCCGCACCCGGGCGGACTACGGTTCCTGAGTGCCCTCCTCAGCCCGATCGGCGGCCCGCACGGCGGAGTCGAACCCCGCCTTCCGTGTCGCCGCACGCGCGGGGTATGTCGCGAACGGCATCCTGCATCTGCTCATCGGGGTGCTCGTGCTGGCCGTCGGGTTGGGCGGCACCGAGGAGACCGACCAGACGGGCGCCTTCCGCGCCGTGGCCGCCGTGCCGCTCGGCGCCCTGGCTCTCGGTGCCCTCGCGGTGGGGCTGGTCGCCCTCGGGTGCTGGCATCTGCTGCAGGCGGTGGCGCCGCGCGGGCTGTCGGGGTGGAAACGCCTCGCGCGGATCGCGGCCGAGGCCCCGCAGGGCATCGTCTTCGTGGCGATCGGACTGATCTCGGCATCCGTCGCCCTCGGGGCCCGCCCCCGGGCGGAGCAGGCCACCGAAGACGCCAGTGAGTTCGTTCTCACCCTCCCGATCGGCGGATTCGTGCTCGGAGCCGTCGGCCTGACCGTGGCCGGCGTGGGGGTCGGGTTCGTCTGGATGGGCGCGCGCAGATCATTCCGCACGAAGGTGCGCCTCCCCCACGGCAGGCGGGGACACCTGCTGAGCGCCCTGGGGGTCGCGGGTTTCCTCGCCAAAGGCGTGGCCCTGATGATCGTCGGGGTGCTGCTGGTGATCGCCGCCGTGAAGATCGAGCCGGACACCGCAGGCGGTCTCGATGGAGCGGTGTCGGCGCTCATCGCGCTTCCGGCCGGA
The DNA window shown above is from Microbacterium proteolyticum and carries:
- a CDS encoding polynucleotide kinase-phosphatase, producing MTRLSLPELSLVVLVGASGSGKSTFAATHFGPFETLSSDFFRGLVSNDENDQSATRAAFEALHVVAAKRLDAGLLTVVDATNVQPESRRSLIALAREHDVLPVAVVLDVPRSVCIERNNAREDRAFGAAVVSRQHDQLRRSLRHLGKEGFRRVHVLSGVDEIAAAEFVREPLLNDLRGETGPFDAIGDVHGCRVELETLLTKLGYDLVRDEAGRPVDAVHPEGRRVVFLGDLVDRGPDAAGVLRLAMGMVAAGHALAVPGNHEAKLVRALEGKKVQVSHGLAETLAQLADETEEFRQRVLVFCRNLVSHLVLDGGRLVVAHAGLIEKYHGRASGRVRAFALYGDTTGETDEYGLPVRLPWAEDYRGKATVLYGHVPTLEAEWVNNTMCLDTGCVFGGKLTALRYPERQVVDVPAERVWYEPAAPLDRGAGATARHPGALRIDDVLGKQVVETRVFGKVGVREDNAAGALEVMSRFAVDPRRLVYLPPTMSPPAASRREGVLEHPAEAFEAYRKEGLERVICEEKHMGSRAVVLLTRDAARFGAPDGWRGIVHTRTGRPFFDEATNDAFLARLDRAVDSSGLWDELDASWLLFDAELLPWSLKAGALIRDLYAGVAAAATAALPAASRVLRTTAGRGVDVSALSARIDRRAANAERYRDAYRRYAQPASGLEGVQLAPFQLLASEGASHLGRDHEWHLGVADRLAAADPELVRRTRHIAVDLSSEESEAVATRWWEELTAAGGEGMVVKPTAGLVRGTRALAQPGIKVRGAEYLRIIYGPDYLEPAHLDRLRDRDVGHKRSMALREYALGVEAVERFVAEEPLWRVHQAVFGVLAMESEAVDPRL
- a CDS encoding DUF1206 domain-containing protein, producing the protein MPSSARSAARTAESNPAFRVAARAGYVANGILHLLIGVLVLAVGLGGTEETDQTGAFRAVAAVPLGALALGALAVGLVALGCWHLLQAVAPRGLSGWKRLARIAAEAPQGIVFVAIGLISASVALGARPRAEQATEDASEFVLTLPIGGFVLGAVGLTVAGVGVGFVWMGARRSFRTKVRLPHGRRGHLLSALGVAGFLAKGVALMIVGVLLVIAAVKIEPDTAGGLDGAVSALIALPAGPFLAFLVGVGFLAYGVFTVFRARYARLDV